From the genome of Sander lucioperca isolate FBNREF2018 chromosome 1, SLUC_FBN_1.2, whole genome shotgun sequence, one region includes:
- the gsr gene encoding glutathione reductase, mitochondrial isoform X3: MWNAAVHAEYLHDHSDYGFDVGNVRFSWEALKAKRDAYISHLNRIYRNNLDKAKVQTILGQARFTNDSEPTVEVNGKKYTAPHILIATGGQPTVLSDAEVPGGSLGITSDGFFELETLPKRTVIVGAGYIAVEMAGILSTLGSKTSIVVRQTGVLRNFDSFISTNCTKELQNSGVDMWKNSQVKSVCKTDKGLEVTIVTQDPEKKNDEEKIGTIQEVDCLLWAIGRQPNTSGLNIGQMGVDTDERGHIIVDEFQNTSRPGIYAVGDVCGKALLTPVAIAAGRKLAHRLFEGKKDSKLDYSSIPTVVFSHPPIATVGLTEEEAIKSRGKENVKIYKTSFTPMYHAITSRKSQCIMKLVCEGKEEKVVGLHMQGLGCDEMLQGFAVAIKMGATKADFDKTVAIHPTSSEEFVTMR; the protein is encoded by the exons ATGTGGAATGCAGCCGTTCATGCTGAGTATCTTCACGATCACAGTGATTACGGCTTTGACGTTGGAAATGTTCGTTTCAGTTGGGA AGCTCTCAAGGCCAAAAGGGATGCTTATATTAGTCACCTAAATCGTATTTATCGCAACAATCTTGACAAA GCTAAAGTCCAAACTATTCTAGGTCAGGCCAGGTTTACCAATGATTCTGAGCCGACTGTGGAGGTAAATGGAAAGAAATATACAGCACCTCATATCCTCATCGCCACTGGAGGGCAGCCTACTGTTTTGAGTGATGCTGAAGTTCCAG GGGGAAGTCTTGGCATTACCAGTGATGGCTTTTTTGAACTTGAAACTCTGCCAAA GCGCACTGTGATTGTGGGTGCAGGTTATATTGCAGTGGAAATGGCGGGCATCCTTTCCACCCTGGGGTCCAAAACATCCATCGTTGTTCGACAGACTGGA GTTTTGAGGAACTTTGACAGCTTCATAAGCACAAACTGCACTAAAGAACTGCAAAACTCTGGTGTGGATATGTGGAAGAATTCTCAGGTGAAGTCTGTTTGTAAAACCGACAAGGGACTGGAGGTGACGATTGTCACCCAAGACCCTGAGAAGAAGAACGACGAGGAGAAGATCGGCACCATCCAGGAAGTGGACTGCCTTCTCTGGGCCATCGGCAGGCAGCCAAACACTTCTGGACTGAACATCGGCCAGATG ggtgtGGATACAGATGAAAGAGGCCATATCATTGTGGATGAGTTTCAGAACACCAGCAGACCAGGGATCTACGCTGTAGGGGACGTTTGTGGCAAAGCTCTTCTCACACCTG TTGCCATTGCTGCAGGCAGAAAGCTGGCACACAGACTGTTTGAGGGCAAGAAGGACTCCAAGTTGGACTACTCAAGTATCCCCACAGTGGTGTTCAGCCACCCACCCATCGCAACGGTGGGCCTCACAGAAG AGGAGGCCATTAAATCTAGAGGAAAGGAGAATGTGAAGATCTACAAGACTTCTTTCACTCCGATGTACCACGCCATCACGAGCAGGAAGAGTCAGTGCATCATGAAGCTGGTGTGTGAGGGCAAGGAGGAGAAG GTGGTGGGCCTGCACATGCAGGGCCTGGGCTGTGATGAGATGCTGCAGGGCTTCGCTGTGGCCATCAAAATGGGTGCTACCAAAGCAGACTTTGACAAGACAGTTGCCATTCACCCCACCTCATCTGAGGAGTTTGTTACAATGCGTTAA
- the gsr gene encoding glutathione reductase, mitochondrial isoform X2 produces MLFIRICRLLPPVPVSLARHGVIIRRSMASDPTATETTRFDLLVIGGGSGGLAGARRASELGASTAVIESHKLGGTCVNVGCVPKKVMWNAAVHAEYLHDHSDYGFDVGNVRFSWEALKAKRDAYISHLNRIYRNNLDKAKVQTILGQARFTNDSEPTVEVNGKKYTAPHILIATGGQPTVLSDAEVPGGSLGITSDGFFELETLPKRTVIVGAGYIAVEMAGILSTLGSKTSIVVRQTGVLRNFDSFISTNCTKELQNSGVDMWKNSQVKSVCKTDKGLEVTIVTQDPEKKNDEEKIGTIQEVDCLLWAIGRQPNTSGLNIGQMGVDTDERGHIIVDEFQNTSRPGIYAVGDVCGKALLTPVAIAAGRKLAHRLFEGKKDSKLDYSSIPTVVFSHPPIATVGLTEEEAIKSRGKENVKIYKTSFTPMYHAITSRKSQCIMKLVCEGKEEKVVGLHMQGLGCDEMLQGFAVAIKMGATKADFDKTVAIHPTSSEEFVTMR; encoded by the exons ATGCTGTTTATAAGAATCTGCAGACTTCTTCCTCCTGTGCCAGTGTCACTGGCAAG ACACGGAGTTATCATCCGTCGCAGTATGGCCTCAGACCCGACGGCAACAGAGACGACCCGGTTCGACCTTTTGGTGATCGGCGGCGGATCCGGAGGTCTAGCTGGTGCTCGGAGGGCGTCGGAGCTCGGAGCATCCACCGCCGTGATCGAGAGTCACAAACTCGGAGGTACCTGC GTCAATGTTGGCTGTGTCCCTAAGAAG GTTATGTGGAATGCAGCCGTTCATGCTGAGTATCTTCACGATCACAGTGATTACGGCTTTGACGTTGGAAATGTTCGTTTCAGTTGGGA AGCTCTCAAGGCCAAAAGGGATGCTTATATTAGTCACCTAAATCGTATTTATCGCAACAATCTTGACAAA GCTAAAGTCCAAACTATTCTAGGTCAGGCCAGGTTTACCAATGATTCTGAGCCGACTGTGGAGGTAAATGGAAAGAAATATACAGCACCTCATATCCTCATCGCCACTGGAGGGCAGCCTACTGTTTTGAGTGATGCTGAAGTTCCAG GGGGAAGTCTTGGCATTACCAGTGATGGCTTTTTTGAACTTGAAACTCTGCCAAA GCGCACTGTGATTGTGGGTGCAGGTTATATTGCAGTGGAAATGGCGGGCATCCTTTCCACCCTGGGGTCCAAAACATCCATCGTTGTTCGACAGACTGGA GTTTTGAGGAACTTTGACAGCTTCATAAGCACAAACTGCACTAAAGAACTGCAAAACTCTGGTGTGGATATGTGGAAGAATTCTCAGGTGAAGTCTGTTTGTAAAACCGACAAGGGACTGGAGGTGACGATTGTCACCCAAGACCCTGAGAAGAAGAACGACGAGGAGAAGATCGGCACCATCCAGGAAGTGGACTGCCTTCTCTGGGCCATCGGCAGGCAGCCAAACACTTCTGGACTGAACATCGGCCAGATG ggtgtGGATACAGATGAAAGAGGCCATATCATTGTGGATGAGTTTCAGAACACCAGCAGACCAGGGATCTACGCTGTAGGGGACGTTTGTGGCAAAGCTCTTCTCACACCTG TTGCCATTGCTGCAGGCAGAAAGCTGGCACACAGACTGTTTGAGGGCAAGAAGGACTCCAAGTTGGACTACTCAAGTATCCCCACAGTGGTGTTCAGCCACCCACCCATCGCAACGGTGGGCCTCACAGAAG AGGAGGCCATTAAATCTAGAGGAAAGGAGAATGTGAAGATCTACAAGACTTCTTTCACTCCGATGTACCACGCCATCACGAGCAGGAAGAGTCAGTGCATCATGAAGCTGGTGTGTGAGGGCAAGGAGGAGAAG GTGGTGGGCCTGCACATGCAGGGCCTGGGCTGTGATGAGATGCTGCAGGGCTTCGCTGTGGCCATCAAAATGGGTGCTACCAAAGCAGACTTTGACAAGACAGTTGCCATTCACCCCACCTCATCTGAGGAGTTTGTTACAATGCGTTAA
- the gsr gene encoding glutathione reductase, mitochondrial isoform X1, whose translation MAILIQLTRTRAPCWFIFRKQLLSFFRRHGVIIRRSMASDPTATETTRFDLLVIGGGSGGLAGARRASELGASTAVIESHKLGGTCVNVGCVPKKVMWNAAVHAEYLHDHSDYGFDVGNVRFSWEALKAKRDAYISHLNRIYRNNLDKAKVQTILGQARFTNDSEPTVEVNGKKYTAPHILIATGGQPTVLSDAEVPGGSLGITSDGFFELETLPKRTVIVGAGYIAVEMAGILSTLGSKTSIVVRQTGVLRNFDSFISTNCTKELQNSGVDMWKNSQVKSVCKTDKGLEVTIVTQDPEKKNDEEKIGTIQEVDCLLWAIGRQPNTSGLNIGQMGVDTDERGHIIVDEFQNTSRPGIYAVGDVCGKALLTPVAIAAGRKLAHRLFEGKKDSKLDYSSIPTVVFSHPPIATVGLTEEEAIKSRGKENVKIYKTSFTPMYHAITSRKSQCIMKLVCEGKEEKVVGLHMQGLGCDEMLQGFAVAIKMGATKADFDKTVAIHPTSSEEFVTMR comes from the exons ATGGCAATATTAATCCAGCTGACCCGGACGCGAGCTCCCTGTTGGTTTATTTTCAGAAAGCAACTTTTGTCGTTTTTTCGCAGACACGGAGTTATCATCCGTCGCAGTATGGCCTCAGACCCGACGGCAACAGAGACGACCCGGTTCGACCTTTTGGTGATCGGCGGCGGATCCGGAGGTCTAGCTGGTGCTCGGAGGGCGTCGGAGCTCGGAGCATCCACCGCCGTGATCGAGAGTCACAAACTCGGAGGTACCTGC GTCAATGTTGGCTGTGTCCCTAAGAAG GTTATGTGGAATGCAGCCGTTCATGCTGAGTATCTTCACGATCACAGTGATTACGGCTTTGACGTTGGAAATGTTCGTTTCAGTTGGGA AGCTCTCAAGGCCAAAAGGGATGCTTATATTAGTCACCTAAATCGTATTTATCGCAACAATCTTGACAAA GCTAAAGTCCAAACTATTCTAGGTCAGGCCAGGTTTACCAATGATTCTGAGCCGACTGTGGAGGTAAATGGAAAGAAATATACAGCACCTCATATCCTCATCGCCACTGGAGGGCAGCCTACTGTTTTGAGTGATGCTGAAGTTCCAG GGGGAAGTCTTGGCATTACCAGTGATGGCTTTTTTGAACTTGAAACTCTGCCAAA GCGCACTGTGATTGTGGGTGCAGGTTATATTGCAGTGGAAATGGCGGGCATCCTTTCCACCCTGGGGTCCAAAACATCCATCGTTGTTCGACAGACTGGA GTTTTGAGGAACTTTGACAGCTTCATAAGCACAAACTGCACTAAAGAACTGCAAAACTCTGGTGTGGATATGTGGAAGAATTCTCAGGTGAAGTCTGTTTGTAAAACCGACAAGGGACTGGAGGTGACGATTGTCACCCAAGACCCTGAGAAGAAGAACGACGAGGAGAAGATCGGCACCATCCAGGAAGTGGACTGCCTTCTCTGGGCCATCGGCAGGCAGCCAAACACTTCTGGACTGAACATCGGCCAGATG ggtgtGGATACAGATGAAAGAGGCCATATCATTGTGGATGAGTTTCAGAACACCAGCAGACCAGGGATCTACGCTGTAGGGGACGTTTGTGGCAAAGCTCTTCTCACACCTG TTGCCATTGCTGCAGGCAGAAAGCTGGCACACAGACTGTTTGAGGGCAAGAAGGACTCCAAGTTGGACTACTCAAGTATCCCCACAGTGGTGTTCAGCCACCCACCCATCGCAACGGTGGGCCTCACAGAAG AGGAGGCCATTAAATCTAGAGGAAAGGAGAATGTGAAGATCTACAAGACTTCTTTCACTCCGATGTACCACGCCATCACGAGCAGGAAGAGTCAGTGCATCATGAAGCTGGTGTGTGAGGGCAAGGAGGAGAAG GTGGTGGGCCTGCACATGCAGGGCCTGGGCTGTGATGAGATGCTGCAGGGCTTCGCTGTGGCCATCAAAATGGGTGCTACCAAAGCAGACTTTGACAAGACAGTTGCCATTCACCCCACCTCATCTGAGGAGTTTGTTACAATGCGTTAA
- the LOC116052580 gene encoding uncharacterized protein LOC116052580, whose protein sequence is MNPGSYQSMLSSVNGGHPNVVLDRVLNTSNVRCCQKCGFASTDAALFKKHMIEHRGTTRFYCFYCNKVSFSEAELNAHLKQHNSKYPFKCPHCGQGYMRRLCLVKHIERFHSTSVSKGPGDPGTTKNQQVSVSSALSSVPIADPSPLRPTVRVTVPALSTSAVRLGKDEQRGKTLDTNVANATNGNAEHLTSFNGLIQHNRALTVSLPEEVTIPAGCLVELVEVKTVNGTKELKLRLVSQQENKSVIKDTRTTVSQNTALGKPFLSALNHPNTVKSMSMGMCTVNRKQCETKTVNVERPAVVPVNISKNLPNQVSKEKGGLKRTSQEIINLECQTVVPNKVPKSILNPVREGNSGIKVTQREPINHNSGLPSVISNTVVNRLTHTLHPENMGACVSQRAMDKRNNLIPEHSKSIPPRRTSDIKIIPQDVSVAVKQEPGEELLQNTTSLKKKKEAVGLNQQKTTSPSLSVLLAAAAQVRPPATLVCKDNVVTKPSSSMPRTLNESSSVKTQVLSNRTNSKISTWTQEVRSNERAGEGDMLEPEGFPIISSVFSLSQQPEDVQGSMQPLVMALRGIVMNKSNSSGSATQDHIKMNSTEQVKEAPTLGFCAQAATKDGSIIRKLLLTERTSESVKVEEQDKGIQHPPALTHNHVHVKEEKNSTTPTYNKNGRHTPVSQSSTDEESVSKTAAHVNAPETTEPLREMAKSENDISKFLTVSLKRVQVGVWKKTKKGLKLRISKYKTQIPVGSLTDCTVIYPMPLKVDQLVKRPGPNQPVVVLNHPKPRASIQGARADTLADTGASNGAPKCQILKMRLSKVMGQKYEVMGCTVGVFP, encoded by the coding sequence ATGAATCCTGGCAGCTATCAAAGCATGCTGTCGTCTGTGAACGGTGGGCATCCCAATGTGGTTTTGGATCGTGTTCTGAACACTTCAAATGTGAGGTGTTGTCAGAAATGTGGATTCGCTTCTACAGATGCTGCGTTGTTCAAGAAGCATATGATCGAGCATAGGGGCACAACAaggttttactgtttttattgcaACAAAGTCTCATTCAGTGAGGCAGAGTTAAACGCTCACCTGAAGCAACACAATTCAAAGTATCCATTTAAATGTCCTCACTGTGGACAGGGCTATATGAGGAGGCTGTGCCTTGTGAAGCACATTGAGCGTTTCCATAGTACAAGCGTTAGTAAAGGACCTGGTGACCCTGGCACGACAAAAAATCAACAGGTTTCTGTTTCCAGTGCCTTATCAAGTGTGCCCATTGCTGATCCATCGCCACTTCGACCAACTGTTCGAGTAACAGTACCTGCCCTGAGTACATCTGCAGTCAGACTGGGTAAAGATGAACAGAGAGGAAAAACACTGGACACAAATGTAGCAAATGCCACAAATGGTAATGCAGAGCATTTGACCTCTTTTAATGGACTCATTCAGCACAACAGGGCTCTGACGGTTTCCCTTCCAGAGGAAGTAACGATCCCTGCTGGCTGTTTGGTTGAACTTGTTGAGGTAAAAACTGTCAATGGGACAAAGGAGCTGAAGCTGAGGCTCGTCTCTCAACAAGAAAACAAGTCTGTGATTAAAGACACCAGGACCACAGTCTCTCAAAACACTGCACTGGGAAAGCCATTCTTATCTGCATTAAATCATCCAAACACCGTGAAGTCTATGAGTATGGGAATGTGCACAGTTAACAGGAAACAGTGTGAAACAAAGACTGTGAATGTGGAGCGTCCTGCAGTTGTCCCAGTCAATATTTCCAAAAACCTCCCGAATCAAGTAAGCAAGGAAAAAGGTGGATTGAAAAGAACATCACAAGAAATAATCAACTTGGAATGTCAAACAGTTGTTCCAAACAAGGTTCCCAAAAGCATCCTCAATCCTGTAAGAGAAGGAAATAGTGGGATCAAAGTTACACAGAGAGAGCCCATCAACCACAATTCAGGTCTGCCTTCTGTTATCTCCAACACGGTTGTCAACAGGTTGACTCACACCCTGCATCCAGAAAACATGGGAGCATGTGTTTCTCAGAGAGCAATGGATAAGAGAAATAATTTAATTCCAGAGCATTCCAAGAGTATCCCACCAAGGAGGACAAGTGACATAAAAATCATTCCTCAAGATGTGTCGGTGGCTGTTAAGCAGGAACCTGGGGAGGAGCTCCTCCAGAACACCActtctttaaaaaagaagaaagaggcAGTGGGCTTGAACCAGCAAAAAACAACTTCTCCTTCCTTGAGTGTTCTCTTAGCTGCAGCGGCCCAAGTGAGACCTCCAGCGACTTTAGTTTGTAAGGATAATGTTGTCACAAAGCCATCTTCTTCAATGCCAAGAACTCTAAATGAGTCTTCATCAGTCAAAACACAGGTGCTTTCCAACCGCACAAATTCAAAGATCTCCACTTGGACCCAGGAAGTCAGATCCAACGAGAGAGCCGGAGAAGGAGACATGCTAGAGCCCGAGGGTTTTCCCATCATCTCTTCTGTGTTTTCATTAAGTCAACAACCAGAGGATGTCCAAGGCTCCATGCAGCCACTGGTTATGGCTCTGCGTGGTATAGTGATGAATAAAAGTAACAGTTCTGGTAGTGCAACTCAAGATCACATCAAGATGAACAGCACAGAGCAGGTGAAGGAGGCGCCAACACTGGGGTTCTGTGCTCAGGCGGCCACAAAAGATGGATCCATCATCCGCAAGCTTTTATTGACAGAGCGGACCAGTGAGTCCGTCAAAGTAGAGGAGCAGGATAAGGGTATTCAACACCCTCCTGCACTGACCCACAACCATGTCCATGTCaaggaggaaaaaaatagcACAACGCCAACATACAATAAGAACGGCCGTCACACTCCTGTTTCACAGTCTTCAACAGATGAGGAATCTGTTTCCAAAACTGCTGCACATGTGAATGCACCTGAGACTACAGAGCCTCTACGGGAAATGGCAAAAAGTGAGAACGACATCTCAAAGTTCCTGACTGTCTCTCTGAAAAGGGTACAAGTAGGCGTGTGGAAGAAAACCAAGAAGGGACTGAAACTTAGAATATCCAAGTATAAGACTCAGATACCTGTGGGCAGTCTAACTGATTGCACAGTTATTTACCCAATGCCACTGAAGGTGGACCAACTGGTGAAACGGCCGGGCCCCAACCAGCCTGTGGTGGTGCTCAATCACCCAAAGCCTCGGGCCTCCATTCAGGGAGCGAGAGCAGACACTTTAGCAGACACAGGAGCCTCTAATGGAGCTCCAAAGTGCCAAATCTTAAAAATGAGGCTGAGCAAAGTGATGGGGCAGAAGTATGAGGTGATGGGGTGCACGGTTGGAGTCTTTCCATGA